A genomic window from Lotus japonicus ecotype B-129 chromosome 1, LjGifu_v1.2 includes:
- the LOC130733215 gene encoding transcription factor PAR1-like gives MEDENTETEISTPAFLRKTEQDSAMVAQKSLHVLRRSCRKRWREAKKEVAVKEVKGVEKGEEDDQEEEDREEVEMKIHALQRIVPGGEELGGDKLFDETAGYIMALQHQVKALRALTGFFEKLEKEKTRFGG, from the coding sequence ATGGAAGATGAAAACACAGAAACAGAGATAAGCACACCTGCATTTCTGAGGAAAACAGAGCAGGACTCTGCCATGGTGGCTCAGAAATCCTTGCATGTGTTGAGGAGAAGCTGCAGGAAGCGGTGGAGAGAGGCGAAGAAGGAAGTGGCTGTGAAAGAGGTGAAGGGtgttgagaaaggagaagaagatgatcAAGAGGAGGAGGATAGGGAAGAGGTGGAGATGAAGATTCATGCATTGCAGAGGATTGTGCCTGGTGGGGAGGAACTTGGTGGGGACAAGCTTTTTGATGAGACTGCTGGGTATATAATGGCCTTGCAGCACCAAGTCAAAGCTTTGAGGGCTCTTACTGGCTTCTTTGAGAAGTTGGAGAAGGAGAAGACAAGGTTTGGAGGTTGA
- the LOC130733216 gene encoding mitogen-activated protein kinase 10-like isoform X1 yields the protein MVGSPKPFCTSVSDWYELRGGELEKRKGFGLENSKEMDFFSEYGDANRYKILEVVGKGSYGVVCSAIDTHTGEKVAIKKIQNIFEHISDAARIFREIKLLRLLRHPDIVEIKHVMLPPSQRDFRDVYVVFELMESDLHQVIKANDDLTKEHYQFFLYQLLRALKYIHTANVYHRDLKPKNILANANCKLKICDFGLARVAFNDTPTTVFWTDYVATRWYRAPELCGSFYSKYTPAIDIWSIGCIFAEVLIGKPLFPGKNVVHQLDLITDLLGTPSIDTISKVRNDKARRYLTSMRKKHPVPFTQKFPTADPLSLRLLERLLAFDPKDRPTAEEALADPYFKGLAKVEREPSCQPITKMEFEFERRRVTKEEIRELIFREILEYHPQLLEDYTNGTERTNFLHPSAVDQFKKQFAHLEETVGKNDPVMPLETKHASLPRSAIVHSNMVAPKEQSNIASSRDTGNPLTRSIQGRQRIPQAKSEKVGGPVAQHEYESVVKDSYDPRTLTRGKTYPAIWSQSQNSGRYSYNYKY from the exons ATGGTTGGCTCTCCAAAACCATTCTGTACATCAGTGAGTGATTGGTATGAGCTAAGAGGCGGTGAATTGGAGAAGAGAAAAGGTTTTGGCCTTGAA AATTCAAAAGAGATGGATTTTTTCTCCGAATATGGTGATGCCAACAGGTACAAAATTCTAGAAGTTGTTGGGAAAGGAAGCTATGGTGTTGTTTGTTCAGCCATTGATACTCATACTGGTGAGAAGGTTGCAATAAAGAAgattcaaaatatctttgagCACATATCTGATGCTGCGCGTATTTTCCGTGAGATAAAGTTGCTTAGACTTCTTCGACATCCTGATATTGTTGAAATTAAGCATGTTATGCTGCCTCCTTCTCAGAGGGACTTCAGAGATGTTTACGTTGTTTTTGAGCTCATGGAGTCTGATCTGCATCAAGTCATTAAAGCCAACGATGACTTAACAAAAGAGCACTATCAGTTTTTTCTTTACCAGTTACTTCGTGCATTGAAGTATATTCACACTG CAAACGTCTATCATCGAGACTTGAAGCCAAAGAATATACTGGCCAATGCAAACTGTAAACTCAAAATCTGTGACTTTGGGTTAGCTAGAGTTGCTTTCAATGACACACCAACAACCGTGTTTTGGACG GATTATGTTGCTACAAGGTGGTATAGAGCGCCAGAGCTTTGTGGATCATTTTACTCAAAG TATACTCCAGCAATTGATATTTGGAGTATAGGTTGCATCTTTGCTGAAGTATTAATAGGAAAACCACTTTTTCCTGGAAAAAATGTTGTTCATCAGCTGGATCTAATTACTGATCTGCTTGGTACTCCGTCAATAGATACTATATCCAAg GTGCGCAATGATAAGGCAAGGAGATACCTAACTAGTATGAGGAAAAAGCACCCTGTACCATTTACACAAAAATTTCCTACCGCGGATCCTTTATCGCTACGACTACTGGAAAGGCTGCTTGCCTTTGATCCAAAAGACCGGCCTACTGCTGAAGAG GCATTAGCTGATCCTTACTTCAAGGGACTTGCAAAAGTTGAGAGGGAACCATCCTGCCAGCCTATTACAAAAATGGAGTTTGAATTTGAGAGGCGAAGAGTCACAAAGGAAGAAATTCGAGAGTTGATTTTCCGTGAGATTCTAGAGTACCATCCTCAGTTATTGGAAGACTACACAAATGGAACAGAGAGAACTAATTTTCTTCATCCAAG TGCTGTTGATCAATTCAAAAAGCAGTTTGCTCATCTTGAAGAAACTGTTGGTAAAAATGATCCAGTTATGCCACTTGAAACAAAACATGCATCACTTCCCAG GTCCGCAATTGTACATTCAAATATGGTGGCCCCCAAAGAGCAATCAAATATTGCTTCCTCCAGAGATACAGGAAATCCTTTGACAAGGTCCATTCAAGGACGGCAAAGAATTCCACAAG CAAAATCTGAGAAAGTTGGTGGGCCAGTTGCTCAACACGAATATGAGAGTGTTGTCAAGGATTCATATGATCCCAGGACATTAACCAGAG GCAAAACTTATCCAGCAATATGGAGTCAAAGCCAAAATAGCGGCAGATATTCATATAACTACAAATACTGA
- the LOC130733216 gene encoding mitogen-activated protein kinase 10-like isoform X3: protein MDFFSEYGDANRYKILEVVGKGSYGVVCSAIDTHTGEKVAIKKIQNIFEHISDAARIFREIKLLRLLRHPDIVEIKHVMLPPSQRDFRDVYVVFELMESDLHQVIKANDDLTKEHYQFFLYQLLRALKYIHTANVYHRDLKPKNILANANCKLKICDFGLARVAFNDTPTTVFWTDYVATRWYRAPELCGSFYSKYTPAIDIWSIGCIFAEVLIGKPLFPGKNVVHQLDLITDLLGTPSIDTISKVRNDKARRYLTSMRKKHPVPFTQKFPTADPLSLRLLERLLAFDPKDRPTAEEALADPYFKGLAKVEREPSCQPITKMEFEFERRRVTKEEIRELIFREILEYHPQLLEDYTNGTERTNFLHPSAVDQFKKQFAHLEETVGKNDPVMPLETKHASLPRSAIVHSNMVAPKEQSNIASSRDTGNPLTRSIQGRQRIPQAKSEKVGGPVAQHEYESVVKDSYDPRTLTRGKTYPAIWSQSQNSGRYSYNYKY from the exons ATGGATTTTTTCTCCGAATATGGTGATGCCAACAGGTACAAAATTCTAGAAGTTGTTGGGAAAGGAAGCTATGGTGTTGTTTGTTCAGCCATTGATACTCATACTGGTGAGAAGGTTGCAATAAAGAAgattcaaaatatctttgagCACATATCTGATGCTGCGCGTATTTTCCGTGAGATAAAGTTGCTTAGACTTCTTCGACATCCTGATATTGTTGAAATTAAGCATGTTATGCTGCCTCCTTCTCAGAGGGACTTCAGAGATGTTTACGTTGTTTTTGAGCTCATGGAGTCTGATCTGCATCAAGTCATTAAAGCCAACGATGACTTAACAAAAGAGCACTATCAGTTTTTTCTTTACCAGTTACTTCGTGCATTGAAGTATATTCACACTG CAAACGTCTATCATCGAGACTTGAAGCCAAAGAATATACTGGCCAATGCAAACTGTAAACTCAAAATCTGTGACTTTGGGTTAGCTAGAGTTGCTTTCAATGACACACCAACAACCGTGTTTTGGACG GATTATGTTGCTACAAGGTGGTATAGAGCGCCAGAGCTTTGTGGATCATTTTACTCAAAG TATACTCCAGCAATTGATATTTGGAGTATAGGTTGCATCTTTGCTGAAGTATTAATAGGAAAACCACTTTTTCCTGGAAAAAATGTTGTTCATCAGCTGGATCTAATTACTGATCTGCTTGGTACTCCGTCAATAGATACTATATCCAAg GTGCGCAATGATAAGGCAAGGAGATACCTAACTAGTATGAGGAAAAAGCACCCTGTACCATTTACACAAAAATTTCCTACCGCGGATCCTTTATCGCTACGACTACTGGAAAGGCTGCTTGCCTTTGATCCAAAAGACCGGCCTACTGCTGAAGAG GCATTAGCTGATCCTTACTTCAAGGGACTTGCAAAAGTTGAGAGGGAACCATCCTGCCAGCCTATTACAAAAATGGAGTTTGAATTTGAGAGGCGAAGAGTCACAAAGGAAGAAATTCGAGAGTTGATTTTCCGTGAGATTCTAGAGTACCATCCTCAGTTATTGGAAGACTACACAAATGGAACAGAGAGAACTAATTTTCTTCATCCAAG TGCTGTTGATCAATTCAAAAAGCAGTTTGCTCATCTTGAAGAAACTGTTGGTAAAAATGATCCAGTTATGCCACTTGAAACAAAACATGCATCACTTCCCAG GTCCGCAATTGTACATTCAAATATGGTGGCCCCCAAAGAGCAATCAAATATTGCTTCCTCCAGAGATACAGGAAATCCTTTGACAAGGTCCATTCAAGGACGGCAAAGAATTCCACAAG CAAAATCTGAGAAAGTTGGTGGGCCAGTTGCTCAACACGAATATGAGAGTGTTGTCAAGGATTCATATGATCCCAGGACATTAACCAGAG GCAAAACTTATCCAGCAATATGGAGTCAAAGCCAAAATAGCGGCAGATATTCATATAACTACAAATACTGA
- the LOC130733216 gene encoding mitogen-activated protein kinase 10-like isoform X2, producing MLQHDHRKKNSKEMDFFSEYGDANRYKILEVVGKGSYGVVCSAIDTHTGEKVAIKKIQNIFEHISDAARIFREIKLLRLLRHPDIVEIKHVMLPPSQRDFRDVYVVFELMESDLHQVIKANDDLTKEHYQFFLYQLLRALKYIHTANVYHRDLKPKNILANANCKLKICDFGLARVAFNDTPTTVFWTDYVATRWYRAPELCGSFYSKYTPAIDIWSIGCIFAEVLIGKPLFPGKNVVHQLDLITDLLGTPSIDTISKVRNDKARRYLTSMRKKHPVPFTQKFPTADPLSLRLLERLLAFDPKDRPTAEEALADPYFKGLAKVEREPSCQPITKMEFEFERRRVTKEEIRELIFREILEYHPQLLEDYTNGTERTNFLHPSAVDQFKKQFAHLEETVGKNDPVMPLETKHASLPRSAIVHSNMVAPKEQSNIASSRDTGNPLTRSIQGRQRIPQAKSEKVGGPVAQHEYESVVKDSYDPRTLTRGKTYPAIWSQSQNSGRYSYNYKY from the exons ATGCTACAGCACGATCACAGGAAAAAG AATTCAAAAGAGATGGATTTTTTCTCCGAATATGGTGATGCCAACAGGTACAAAATTCTAGAAGTTGTTGGGAAAGGAAGCTATGGTGTTGTTTGTTCAGCCATTGATACTCATACTGGTGAGAAGGTTGCAATAAAGAAgattcaaaatatctttgagCACATATCTGATGCTGCGCGTATTTTCCGTGAGATAAAGTTGCTTAGACTTCTTCGACATCCTGATATTGTTGAAATTAAGCATGTTATGCTGCCTCCTTCTCAGAGGGACTTCAGAGATGTTTACGTTGTTTTTGAGCTCATGGAGTCTGATCTGCATCAAGTCATTAAAGCCAACGATGACTTAACAAAAGAGCACTATCAGTTTTTTCTTTACCAGTTACTTCGTGCATTGAAGTATATTCACACTG CAAACGTCTATCATCGAGACTTGAAGCCAAAGAATATACTGGCCAATGCAAACTGTAAACTCAAAATCTGTGACTTTGGGTTAGCTAGAGTTGCTTTCAATGACACACCAACAACCGTGTTTTGGACG GATTATGTTGCTACAAGGTGGTATAGAGCGCCAGAGCTTTGTGGATCATTTTACTCAAAG TATACTCCAGCAATTGATATTTGGAGTATAGGTTGCATCTTTGCTGAAGTATTAATAGGAAAACCACTTTTTCCTGGAAAAAATGTTGTTCATCAGCTGGATCTAATTACTGATCTGCTTGGTACTCCGTCAATAGATACTATATCCAAg GTGCGCAATGATAAGGCAAGGAGATACCTAACTAGTATGAGGAAAAAGCACCCTGTACCATTTACACAAAAATTTCCTACCGCGGATCCTTTATCGCTACGACTACTGGAAAGGCTGCTTGCCTTTGATCCAAAAGACCGGCCTACTGCTGAAGAG GCATTAGCTGATCCTTACTTCAAGGGACTTGCAAAAGTTGAGAGGGAACCATCCTGCCAGCCTATTACAAAAATGGAGTTTGAATTTGAGAGGCGAAGAGTCACAAAGGAAGAAATTCGAGAGTTGATTTTCCGTGAGATTCTAGAGTACCATCCTCAGTTATTGGAAGACTACACAAATGGAACAGAGAGAACTAATTTTCTTCATCCAAG TGCTGTTGATCAATTCAAAAAGCAGTTTGCTCATCTTGAAGAAACTGTTGGTAAAAATGATCCAGTTATGCCACTTGAAACAAAACATGCATCACTTCCCAG GTCCGCAATTGTACATTCAAATATGGTGGCCCCCAAAGAGCAATCAAATATTGCTTCCTCCAGAGATACAGGAAATCCTTTGACAAGGTCCATTCAAGGACGGCAAAGAATTCCACAAG CAAAATCTGAGAAAGTTGGTGGGCCAGTTGCTCAACACGAATATGAGAGTGTTGTCAAGGATTCATATGATCCCAGGACATTAACCAGAG GCAAAACTTATCCAGCAATATGGAGTCAAAGCCAAAATAGCGGCAGATATTCATATAACTACAAATACTGA